A single genomic interval of Spinacia oleracea cultivar Varoflay chromosome 6, BTI_SOV_V1, whole genome shotgun sequence harbors:
- the LOC130463085 gene encoding uncharacterized protein, translating into MESFVGAQVKKNVEFEDGFKQFNTHMRMAETQLAQLANNLKEQQVHTSLPPQGQPPKQIYAITTRSGKTLDDVPRANEVSKSNGKDQEGVVESSDNDVVEEEPPIDNVGDTPIPKEETLLPFPTPKLPYPQRFLGKKLDDQFSKFLDVISKLHVTLSLTEALKQMPHYSRFMRDVLREKRGCEPKETVQLTESCSALIQHSFPPKLNDPGSFSTPCSIQKLKFENALCYLGESVSILPYKIYEKLNLGDLSPTAMSLQLADRSVMLPLGRIEDVPLVVGKLTFLVDFVVLDIDEDAHTPIILGRPFLATAGALIDVQGGLITLKAGYSKASFKLPLGEGCFAKMKTCMKVETIACIESYCSHANPSNNFRVSKCDNEPSRSSPDDKEVHVIPRLFDDSFDDVITIPDIFGMHVDGDVGATTSKVINESANKPKRPKKAKKPKKAKGKLGGGLFGWHLMNGDVGTLFVPMGEKRNFLNNDDPKLVAFDPP; encoded by the coding sequence atggagtcgtttgtgggggcgcaagtcAAAAAGAAtgttgagtttgaggatggattcaagcaattCAATACTCATATGAGAATGGCTGAGACCCAATTAGCTCAACTCGCTAATAACTTAAAGGAACAACAAGTGCAtactagtctcccaccccaaggtcaacctcCTAAGCAAATATATGCAATCACGACACGGAGTGGGAAGACTTTAGATGATGTTCCTAGAGCTAATGAGGTTTCTAAGTCCAATGGAAAGGATCAAGAGGGAGTCGTTGAGTCTAGCGACAATGATGTGGTAGAAGAGGAGCCTCCCATCGATAATGTGGGTGATACCCCTATACCAAAAGAGGAAACGCTTCTACCTTTCCCCACTCCTAAACTCCCCTATCCTCAAAgatttttaggcaaaaaattGGATGATCAGTTTTCTAAGTTTCTTGATGTGATTAGCAAGTTACATGTCACATTATCTCTCACCGAGGCACTCAAACAAATGCCCCACTATTCTAGATTCATGAGAGATGTTCTTCGCGAAAAGAGAGGTTGTGAACCGAAAGAGACCGTGCAACTCACGGAGAGTTGTAGCGCTCTAATTCAGCACTCCTTTCCCCCAAAACTCAATGATCCCGGGAGTTTTTCTACCCCTTGTAGCATTCAAAAGCTCAAATTTGAGAATGCTCTTTGTTATTTGGGGGAAAGTGTGAGCATCTTGCCATATAAGATCTATGAGAAGCTCAATCTAGGTGATCTCTCTCCTACCGCTATGTCATTGCAACTAGCCGATCGATCGGTTATGTTACCATTGGGTAGGATTGAGGATGTTCCCCTCGTGGTTGGCAAGCTTACTTTCCTTGTTGACTTCGTTGTCTTGGACATCGATGAGGATGCCCATACTCCCATTATCTTGGggaggccatttttggccaccgcGGGTGCTCTTATTGATGTGCAAGGGGGACTGATCACCTTGAAAGCGGGATATTCAAAAGCTAGCTTCAAGCTTCCCCTTGGTGAAGGGTGTTTTGCAAAGATGAAAACTTGTATGAAGGTAGAAACTATTGCTTGTATTGAGAGCTATTGCTCACATGCTAACCCTTCTAACAACTTTCGTGTTTCTAAGTGTGATAATGAGCCTTCTAGGTCCTCTCCCGATGACAAGGAAGTCCATGTGATCCCAAGGTTGTTTGATGATTCGTTTGATGATGTCATAACCATCCCCGATATATTTGGGATGCATGTTGATGGTGATGTTGGGGCTACAACCTCCAAGGTGATTAATGAATCAGCAAACAAGCCCAAGAGACCCAAGAAAGCTAAGAAGCCCAAGAAAGCCAAGGGGAAGCTTGGTGGCGGATTGTTTGGTTGGCACCTTATGAATGGTGATGTCGGTACATTGTTTGTGCCCATGGGGGAAAAACGAAACTTTTTGAATAATGATGACCCCAAGTTAGTTGCATTTGACCCCCCATGA